In Crinalium epipsammum PCC 9333, the following are encoded in one genomic region:
- a CDS encoding MFS transporter, translated as MFTSWLPQLHRQVWILILGRLLSQIGSGFTLFYAPIFFVNQVGLSATQVGFAIGSASISGLIGRILSGAMSDSRWGRKRTLLLSAAISAIASLVLAQTSNFSTLVMGNLLMGFGIGLYWPATEAVVADLTDNHNRKEAYAFTRLGDNIGLGLGIIIGGVLIGTTNAYRALFVVDAISFMAFFGVIYAAIAETYKPKKGHKQPLHNWQIALSDRTLLVYVLVNVIFTSYMAQMESTIPLYFSNFVPVEASGKGFSPIIISAIFALHLILAIGIQIPIVRFLKHRSHTQALSFSAILWAIGFCLIWVTGVAGSLQLIWAILGMGVFAIATAAYNPSASALVADIAPESLRGIYLSINSLCWAAGYAVGPPLGGWALDQSPFVVHSFWLCLAASVTLVIVILQYLDRMLRLHSKKC; from the coding sequence TTGTTTACATCTTGGCTACCTCAATTACATCGTCAAGTTTGGATTTTAATCCTGGGTCGTTTACTATCCCAAATTGGTAGCGGCTTTACGTTATTTTATGCGCCGATATTTTTTGTCAATCAAGTAGGTTTATCAGCAACTCAGGTAGGATTTGCTATAGGCAGCGCGTCAATTTCTGGATTAATTGGTCGCATCCTGAGTGGTGCAATGTCAGATTCTAGGTGGGGTCGCAAGCGTACATTGTTGCTATCAGCAGCGATATCTGCGATCGCTTCCCTAGTATTAGCACAAACCAGTAATTTTTCTACCTTAGTAATGGGTAATTTGCTGATGGGCTTTGGGATAGGTTTATACTGGCCTGCAACGGAAGCAGTCGTAGCCGACCTCACCGACAATCACAATCGCAAAGAAGCTTATGCTTTCACTAGGCTGGGAGATAATATCGGTTTAGGATTGGGGATTATTATAGGAGGCGTTTTGATTGGCACAACAAATGCTTATCGGGCGCTGTTTGTGGTTGATGCAATTTCGTTTATGGCATTTTTCGGGGTGATATATGCCGCGATCGCAGAAACCTATAAACCTAAAAAAGGTCACAAACAACCTCTACACAATTGGCAAATAGCATTAAGCGATCGCACTTTATTAGTTTACGTTTTAGTCAACGTCATTTTTACGAGCTACATGGCTCAGATGGAAAGCACCATCCCCCTATACTTCAGTAATTTTGTACCTGTAGAAGCATCAGGAAAAGGCTTTTCACCAATAATAATTAGTGCAATCTTTGCACTGCATCTGATTTTAGCAATTGGAATACAAATTCCGATTGTCCGGTTTCTCAAGCACCGTAGCCATACTCAAGCTCTAAGTTTTTCAGCAATACTTTGGGCAATAGGATTTTGTTTAATTTGGGTTACAGGTGTTGCTGGCAGCCTACAACTAATTTGGGCAATCTTGGGTATGGGTGTATTTGCGATCGCTACCGCAGCTTACAACCCATCGGCTTCTGCCCTAGTTGCCGATATCGCACCAGAATCACTGCGCGGTATTTACCTATCAATCAACTCCTTATGCTGGGCAGCAGGATACGCTGTTGGCCCTCCTTTGGGCGGTTGGGCTTTAGATCAATCACCTTTTGTAGTGCATAGTTTCTGGCTATGTTTAGCAGCCAGCGTCACCCTAGTCATAGTGATATTACAATACCTTGATCGGATGTTACGCCTTCATAGTAAAAAGTGCTGA
- a CDS encoding sucrose-phosphate phosphatase codes for MTSFLLVTDIDNTLVGDDAALKQLNTLLEQHRQEHGTKIVYATGRSPVLYQEIRAEKQLLQPDALIASVGTEVYFQNSDLPDQQWNEKISQGWDRELVVSTAAHFADLIPQSDTEQRPFKVSYHLAEPAAVEVLPRLELLLKERDLNVKTIYSAGYDLDIVPRNADKGMAVQFVRQVWDIDATRTVVCGDSGNDIALFSVGKERGIIVGNAKRELRLWYEINPAEYRYLAQAACAGGILEGLYYFGFINN; via the coding sequence ATGACCTCCTTCTTGCTTGTAACAGACATAGACAACACTTTAGTCGGCGATGACGCTGCCTTAAAACAACTAAATACCCTGCTAGAACAGCATCGCCAAGAACACGGCACAAAAATTGTTTATGCTACAGGTCGTTCTCCTGTTCTTTATCAAGAAATTAGGGCTGAAAAGCAACTATTACAGCCAGATGCCCTAATTGCCTCAGTAGGCACAGAAGTTTATTTTCAAAATAGTGATCTTCCCGATCAACAATGGAATGAAAAAATTTCTCAAGGATGGGATCGTGAGTTAGTTGTTTCTACTGCCGCCCATTTTGCTGACCTTATTCCCCAATCAGATACAGAGCAACGTCCTTTCAAAGTTAGCTATCATCTCGCAGAACCAGCAGCAGTAGAAGTCTTGCCTCGCCTAGAACTACTACTAAAAGAACGTGATTTAAACGTAAAAACAATCTATAGTGCGGGCTACGATCTTGATATTGTGCCACGCAATGCCGATAAAGGTATGGCTGTACAATTTGTGCGGCAAGTTTGGGACATTGATGCCACGCGCACTGTTGTATGTGGTGACTCTGGAAATGATATCGCGTTATTTAGCGTAGGAAAAGAACGGGGAATTATTGTAGGAAATGCCAAACGTGAACTCCGTCTATGGTATGAAATTAATCCGGCTGAGTATAGATATCTCGCTCAAGCTGCTTGTGCAGGTGGGATATTAGAAGGATTATATTATTTTGGTTTTATCAACAATTAA
- the ruvA gene encoding Holliday junction branch migration protein RuvA, whose protein sequence is MISYLKGTVASTHKRSSSRTILILEVNQIGYELQVPPHLTQQLPETGEVQVFTHQIIREEQILLYGFASAAERDLFRQLVTVSGIGAQMAIALLDTLGLPELIQAIVTGNIRALVKTPGVGNKTAERIALELKTKLKEWRNLSGIGTTKASAVPAPAILEDVEMTLLALGYSNEEVAQALQAISEDAFIAKSKNPEDWIRGAITWLSD, encoded by the coding sequence TTGATCAGCTATCTTAAAGGCACAGTAGCTAGTACCCATAAGCGGAGTAGCAGTCGCACTATTCTAATTTTGGAAGTTAACCAAATAGGGTATGAATTGCAAGTTCCGCCACATCTTACCCAGCAGTTACCAGAAACAGGTGAAGTTCAAGTTTTTACTCATCAGATAATTAGAGAAGAGCAAATCTTACTGTATGGGTTTGCTTCTGCTGCGGAGAGAGATTTATTTCGTCAGCTAGTAACCGTTAGTGGTATTGGCGCACAAATGGCGATCGCACTTTTAGATACACTTGGATTACCTGAGTTAATTCAAGCAATTGTCACTGGTAATATTCGCGCCTTAGTTAAAACTCCAGGTGTCGGTAATAAAACAGCCGAACGAATTGCTTTGGAATTAAAAACTAAGTTAAAAGAATGGCGAAACTTATCTGGAATAGGCACAACGAAAGCTTCGGCTGTACCTGCACCCGCAATTTTAGAAGATGTAGAAATGACTCTACTTGCTTTGGGATATTCTAACGAAGAAGTTGCCCAAGCACTGCAAGCAATTAGCGAAGATGCTTTCATTGCCAAAAGTAAAAATCCTGAAGATTGGATTAGAGGTGCAATTACTTGGCTAAGTGATTAA
- a CDS encoding HAMP domain-containing protein — MSQQVEFEGVSATTSDGVVNSSPNTSNHHQDTISNSNPTENQEFADSSSLDNFDDFDDLDSLPEIEQPPSNLNYQIVTSEINNPFSLEQSAAISQLAQIEPNREVKPHHKSSLNQKIWITASGVGIVSSLVVAASSCLVISTTAEKIQADVRPYLFQASSLLGLVAGITGFGTAFCLGKINNKKIQQVSEDLQTQFQAVSQGNFNAQATVDSSDELGKLTTEFNLMVRAIENKLNESQQITSTQDEFLQCRISLLIEDFVKATAGDLTVQSEVTPDITGALAGDFNILVNHLRSVVQNARQAASEVNEKAINSENLVQSLSADTLQQARKLQISLNSLQAIALLIRQIFKNSTQAENETRQIAEVVSAALTEAEQIRLGLLTDIDVSQQVEYIKVALEKIMQLSNSILTLVSSILPETKDLIANSRQIAKVIQSEQSKAKNTTQESQQISKQLSSVIDISQELLVSLEHFQIETTVTHIDESAILKKDSEVRSQKSEGSL, encoded by the coding sequence ATGTCACAACAAGTAGAGTTTGAAGGCGTTTCAGCAACCACTTCAGATGGTGTTGTAAACTCATCCCCAAATACTTCCAACCATCATCAAGATACTATTAGCAATAGTAACCCCACAGAAAACCAAGAATTTGCCGACTCAAGTTCTTTGGATAATTTTGATGATTTTGACGATTTAGATTCCCTTCCAGAAATTGAGCAGCCGCCATCAAATTTAAATTATCAGATAGTAACATCTGAAATAAATAATCCATTTTCCTTAGAGCAAAGTGCCGCAATTTCTCAACTCGCTCAAATAGAACCAAACAGAGAAGTTAAACCTCATCACAAGTCATCACTCAATCAGAAAATTTGGATTACTGCTAGTGGAGTTGGTATTGTTTCTTCATTAGTAGTAGCCGCATCATCTTGTTTAGTAATTTCCACAACCGCAGAAAAAATTCAAGCTGATGTCCGCCCCTATCTGTTTCAAGCTAGTTCTCTTCTTGGTTTGGTAGCAGGGATAACTGGTTTTGGGACAGCTTTTTGTTTAGGGAAAATAAATAATAAGAAAATTCAGCAAGTTAGCGAAGATTTGCAAACTCAGTTTCAGGCGGTTTCCCAAGGTAATTTCAATGCCCAGGCAACAGTTGATTCATCCGATGAATTAGGCAAGTTAACAACTGAATTTAACCTTATGGTGCGTGCTATTGAAAATAAACTTAACGAATCGCAACAAATTACGTCAACCCAGGATGAATTTTTGCAATGCAGAATTTCATTATTAATAGAAGATTTTGTTAAAGCAACTGCGGGTGATTTGACAGTACAATCTGAGGTTACGCCTGATATCACAGGTGCGCTTGCAGGTGATTTTAACATTTTAGTTAATCATCTGCGATCAGTTGTACAAAATGCTAGGCAAGCAGCATCTGAAGTTAATGAAAAGGCGATAAATTCGGAAAACTTGGTTCAAAGTTTATCTGCTGATACACTTCAACAAGCACGAAAATTACAGATTAGTCTCAATTCCCTACAGGCAATAGCTTTATTAATTCGTCAGATATTTAAAAATTCTACGCAAGCAGAAAATGAGACGCGACAAATAGCAGAGGTAGTTTCAGCAGCACTTACGGAAGCTGAACAAATTAGATTAGGGCTACTCACAGATATAGATGTTTCACAACAAGTGGAATATATCAAGGTAGCACTTGAAAAGATTATGCAGCTATCTAATAGTATCTTAACTTTAGTTAGTTCTATACTCCCTGAGACTAAAGACTTAATTGCCAACTCACGCCAAATAGCTAAGGTAATCCAATCAGAGCAATCAAAGGCAAAAAATACTACTCAAGAATCTCAACAAATATCTAAACAGCTATCTAGTGTGATAGATATTTCTCAAGAACTTCTTGTTTCCCTTGAACACTTTCAAATTGAGACTACTGTTACTCATATAGATGAAAGCGCAATTTTAAAGAAGGATTCAGAAGTCAGGAGTCAGAAGTCAGAAGGCAGCCTATAG
- the gcvP gene encoding aminomethyl-transferring glycine dehydrogenase — protein MLESSNYEQNTLELSGSELNTAQKPTVETATTASGSCNGLPSNGAKITPQTKKPSELELSWLAHGDNFVQRHIGPDADEVQQMLDVLGCDTLESLIEKTIPSAIRINKPLNLGGSRSESELLGELKDIASKNQLFRSFIGMGYYNCITPAVIGRNILENPAWYTQYTPYQPEIAQGRLEALLNFQTMVIDLTGLEIANASLLDEGTAAAEAMTMSYGIKEKSKVKAFWVSEDCHPQTIDVIKTRAIPLGIEVIVGNHQTFNFEQKVFGVLLQYPASDGAIYDYEDFINRAHAADALVTVAADLLSLTLLKPPGEFGADIAVGNTQRFGVPLGYGGPHAAYFATKEAYKRQLPGRLVGVSKDVHGQTALRLALQTREQHIRRDKATSNICTAQVLLAITASMYAVYHGSKGLKQIAERIHKLTVVLATGLQRLGYEIKSELFFDTLQVKVAGTEDILERAIARRINLRQIDQDTVGISLDETTSKQDLIDLFEVFAGDKTVPFTIEELASVNFPLINPPQAGLVRTSSYLTHPVFNQYHSETELLRYMYRLQSKDLSLTTAMIPLGSCTMKLNATSEMIPITWAEFAQIHPFVPLAQTQGYQILFQQLEQWLAEITGFAGISLQPNAGSQGEYAGLLVIRQYHLQRGDTHRNICLIPQSAHGTNPASAVMAGMKVVAVACDEQGNIDVADLKAKAEKHKDDLAALMVTYPSTHGVFEESILEICEVVHQYGGQVYMDGANMNAQVGLCRPADFGADVCHLNLHKTFCIPHGGGGPGMGPIGVKSHLVPFLPNHPVVPVGTEQGIGAIASAPWSSASILPISWMYIALMGSAGLTKATEVAILNANYIAKRLEAYYPVLYQGKNGLVAHECILDLRQFKKTAEIEVDDIAKRLIDYGFHPPTVSWPVPGTIMVEPTESESKQELDRFCDAMIAIREEIAEIESGKVERKNNVLKNAPHTAADLTASEWNRPYSREQAVYPVNGVREHKFWPAVGRIDQAYGDRNLVCSCLPMDAYSV, from the coding sequence ATGTTAGAGTCTTCAAATTACGAGCAAAATACACTGGAGTTGAGCGGTTCTGAGTTGAATACTGCTCAAAAACCGACAGTAGAAACTGCAACAACGGCTTCCGGCAGTTGTAATGGCTTACCGTCAAATGGTGCAAAAATAACTCCACAAACCAAAAAGCCGTCTGAGTTAGAACTAAGTTGGCTGGCGCATGGAGATAATTTTGTCCAACGGCATATTGGTCCAGATGCAGACGAAGTTCAGCAGATGTTGGATGTATTGGGTTGTGACACCCTGGAATCCTTGATTGAAAAAACAATTCCCTCAGCTATTCGGATTAATAAACCGCTAAATTTGGGGGGAAGCCGCAGTGAGTCTGAGTTGCTTGGGGAGTTGAAGGATATAGCATCCAAAAACCAACTCTTTCGCTCATTCATCGGTATGGGTTATTACAACTGCATCACACCTGCTGTGATTGGGCGTAATATTCTGGAAAACCCAGCTTGGTACACTCAGTACACCCCTTATCAACCAGAAATTGCTCAAGGGCGTTTGGAAGCATTGCTCAACTTCCAAACAATGGTAATAGATCTCACAGGCTTGGAAATTGCCAACGCCTCCTTACTTGATGAAGGAACGGCTGCTGCTGAAGCCATGACCATGAGTTATGGAATTAAGGAAAAAAGTAAGGTAAAAGCGTTTTGGGTGTCCGAAGATTGCCACCCGCAGACCATAGATGTCATAAAAACCCGTGCCATCCCTCTAGGAATAGAAGTAATTGTAGGTAATCATCAAACCTTTAATTTTGAGCAAAAAGTATTTGGTGTATTGCTGCAATATCCGGCTAGTGATGGCGCTATTTATGATTACGAAGATTTTATTAACCGCGCCCATGCAGCAGATGCTTTAGTAACGGTAGCAGCAGATTTATTAAGTTTAACGCTGCTAAAACCACCTGGAGAATTTGGCGCAGATATTGCTGTGGGAAATACTCAGCGTTTTGGTGTACCTCTAGGTTACGGTGGTCCTCACGCGGCTTACTTTGCTACGAAGGAAGCTTATAAAAGACAACTTCCAGGGCGACTGGTGGGCGTGTCTAAAGATGTTCACGGACAAACGGCGCTGCGTTTAGCTTTGCAAACACGGGAACAGCACATCCGCCGAGATAAAGCTACCAGTAATATTTGTACGGCTCAAGTTTTACTAGCAATTACAGCTAGTATGTACGCGGTTTATCATGGTTCAAAAGGACTGAAGCAAATTGCTGAAAGGATTCACAAATTAACTGTTGTATTAGCAACAGGGTTGCAGCGTTTGGGTTATGAAATTAAATCGGAATTATTTTTCGATACTTTGCAGGTAAAGGTAGCAGGTACGGAAGATATTTTAGAACGTGCGATCGCACGCCGTATAAACCTCCGCCAAATAGATCAAGATACAGTTGGCATATCTTTAGATGAAACAACCTCAAAACAAGATTTAATTGATTTATTCGAGGTCTTCGCAGGAGATAAGACTGTTCCCTTCACAATTGAAGAATTAGCATCAGTTAATTTTCCTCTAATTAACCCACCCCAAGCAGGTCTTGTTCGCACCAGCAGCTATTTAACCCACCCTGTCTTTAACCAGTACCACTCAGAAACCGAGTTACTGCGTTATATGTATCGCTTGCAGTCTAAGGATTTATCTTTGACAACTGCGATGATTCCACTAGGTTCATGCACGATGAAGCTAAATGCAACATCAGAAATGATCCCGATAACTTGGGCTGAATTTGCCCAAATTCACCCATTTGTCCCCTTGGCACAAACTCAAGGTTATCAAATTCTGTTCCAGCAGTTAGAACAATGGTTGGCAGAAATTACAGGTTTTGCAGGTATTTCCTTACAACCTAATGCTGGTTCTCAAGGTGAATATGCAGGACTTTTAGTTATTCGTCAGTATCATCTACAACGGGGTGATACTCATCGTAATATTTGTTTAATTCCCCAATCTGCACACGGAACAAACCCTGCAAGCGCGGTGATGGCGGGGATGAAAGTAGTTGCTGTTGCTTGTGATGAACAAGGCAATATTGATGTAGCTGACTTAAAAGCTAAAGCTGAGAAGCACAAAGATGATTTAGCCGCCTTGATGGTGACATATCCATCTACACACGGGGTATTTGAGGAATCTATTCTAGAAATTTGTGAAGTTGTACATCAGTACGGCGGACAAGTTTATATGGATGGGGCGAATATGAATGCCCAAGTCGGGTTATGTCGTCCTGCTGATTTTGGGGCGGATGTTTGTCATTTAAACTTGCATAAGACATTCTGTATTCCTCATGGTGGTGGTGGCCCTGGAATGGGACCAATTGGGGTAAAGTCGCATTTAGTGCCGTTTTTACCCAATCATCCAGTAGTTCCGGTGGGAACAGAACAAGGTATAGGTGCGATCGCCTCTGCGCCTTGGAGTAGTGCTAGTATTCTCCCTATATCTTGGATGTACATTGCCTTAATGGGTAGTGCTGGACTTACCAAAGCTACCGAAGTAGCAATTCTCAACGCCAATTACATCGCCAAACGACTAGAAGCTTACTATCCAGTTTTATATCAAGGTAAAAACGGTTTAGTTGCTCACGAATGTATCTTAGATTTACGGCAATTCAAGAAAACTGCCGAAATCGAAGTTGATGATATTGCCAAACGTTTAATAGATTACGGTTTCCATCCTCCAACTGTATCTTGGCCTGTTCCTGGCACAATTATGGTAGAACCGACAGAAAGCGAATCTAAGCAAGAATTAGACCGCTTCTGCGATGCTATGATTGCTATTCGTGAGGAAATAGCAGAAATTGAGTCAGGGAAAGTAGAGCGAAAAAACAACGTTCTCAAGAATGCACCACATACAGCAGCAGATTTAACCGCGAGTGAATGGAATCGTCCTTACTCACGCGAGCAAGCAGTGTATCCTGTTAATGGGGTGCGAGAACACAAATTTTGGCCAGCAGTAGGTAGGATTGATCAAGCGTATGGCGATCGCAATTTAGTTTGCTCTTGTCTACCAATGGATGCTTATAGCGTTTAA
- the gcvH gene encoding glycine cleavage system protein GcvH: MALEYPEDLKYLDSHEYVRLEGEIATVGISAFAVDQLGDIVFLELPDVGDAVEKGETFGNVESVKAVEDLKSPVSGTVVERNEVMVETPEQLTEDPYGEGWLLKVRVNDSEELEDVMSASEYRAQVEGD; the protein is encoded by the coding sequence ATGGCTCTGGAATATCCTGAAGACTTAAAATACCTAGATAGCCACGAATATGTGCGTTTAGAAGGAGAAATTGCTACCGTAGGCATTAGTGCTTTTGCTGTAGATCAGCTAGGTGACATTGTGTTTCTAGAACTGCCTGATGTGGGTGATGCAGTAGAAAAGGGCGAGACATTTGGCAATGTTGAATCTGTTAAGGCTGTTGAAGACCTCAAATCTCCTGTCTCTGGTACAGTTGTAGAGCGCAATGAAGTAATGGTAGAAACTCCAGAACAACTTACAGAAGATCCTTACGGCGAAGGTTGGTTACTGAAGGTGCGCGTTAATGACTCGGAGGAACTTGAAGATGTGATGTCGGCGAGTGAATACCGCGCACAGGTAGAGGGGGATTAA